A region from the Nitrospinota bacterium genome encodes:
- a CDS encoding DUF420 domain-containing protein, with translation MKELLEKPGFLASSGTLGADVSYLLALVFTVLFLIAWGFAKRAQGTRHHNLILVSMVSMVVYFCAYYYARQLGVLSFEGEEGFGGPREVYDNVFIPVLTTHLILVTLGLILSFYMLVEGFRASEKVNGDFVLKAGKLTVHAKTFKIVMLSILGLWGVNQLFLTAVRHASMGASIAWALIFGTVALVVSLEKLIEKMLPDGARRHRILGRGTMIIYGLILSTSTATYLMLYVIYPVK, from the coding sequence ATGAAAGAACTACTCGAAAAACCCGGCTTCCTGGCGTCTTCAGGAACCCTGGGAGCAGATGTCAGCTATCTGCTGGCTTTGGTTTTTACCGTGCTCTTTCTAATTGCATGGGGATTTGCCAAAAGAGCCCAGGGCACCAGACACCATAACCTGATCCTGGTTTCCATGGTTTCGATGGTGGTTTATTTCTGCGCCTACTATTATGCCCGCCAGTTGGGGGTGTTGTCTTTTGAAGGGGAAGAAGGCTTCGGCGGCCCGCGGGAAGTTTACGACAACGTTTTTATTCCCGTCCTGACCACCCACCTGATTTTAGTGACCTTGGGCCTGATCCTGTCTTTTTACATGCTGGTGGAAGGATTTCGGGCCAGCGAAAAAGTCAACGGTGATTTCGTGCTGAAGGCGGGAAAGTTAACCGTCCACGCCAAAACCTTTAAAATCGTCATGCTCTCGATTCTCGGCCTATGGGGAGTTAACCAGCTGTTTCTGACAGCGGTTCGTCACGCATCGATGGGAGCCAGTATTGCCTGGGCTTTGATATTTGGCACCGTGGCCCTGGTGGTCAGCCTCGAAAAGCTCATCGAAAAAATGCTTCCAGACGGCGCCCGACGCCACCGGATTCTGGGACGCGGCACCATGATTATTTACGGATTGATCCTGTCCACGAGCACCGCCACCTACTTAATGCTTTACGTGATTTACCCGGTAAAATAG
- the cobC gene encoding alpha-ribazole phosphatase: MNGEPSCRVYLIRHGETANAGQVCFNGHFDVDVSSTGKEQFRSISESLKDLSIHSVYSSDLKRTRICAEIVSEPHGLKPITFPELRELSFGEWEGLSVQEVNQKYPGQLDSQFKNIETFSVKGGETFLQLQQRVIPKFEEIVAGHSDETIVILAHGGVNRIILSHLLGIPMANVFRLQQEYGAINVIQFYADNAVVELVGGTHHHIPSHPGKHKKIAIQ, from the coding sequence ATGAATGGTGAACCTTCCTGCAGAGTCTATCTCATTCGCCACGGTGAAACCGCCAATGCGGGACAGGTCTGTTTCAATGGCCATTTTGATGTGGATGTCTCCTCTACGGGGAAGGAACAGTTTCGCTCAATTTCTGAATCCCTGAAAGATCTCTCCATACACTCGGTCTACAGCAGTGACCTGAAACGCACCCGCATCTGCGCCGAAATCGTATCCGAGCCGCATGGCCTCAAACCCATCACCTTTCCGGAACTCCGGGAGCTTTCATTCGGGGAGTGGGAAGGATTGAGCGTTCAGGAGGTCAACCAGAAATATCCCGGTCAACTCGATAGCCAATTCAAAAACATCGAAACGTTTTCTGTTAAAGGAGGAGAAACCTTTCTTCAGCTCCAGCAACGGGTGATTCCGAAATTTGAAGAAATCGTGGCCGGACACTCTGACGAAACCATCGTGATCCTGGCGCATGGCGGCGTCAACCGTATCATTCTGAGCCATCTCCTGGGAATTCCAATGGCCAATGTTTTCCGCCTCCAGCAGGAATACGGAGCCATCAACGTCATCCAGTTTTATGCAGACAATGCCGTGGTGGAGCTGGTTGGCGGTACCCATCATCACATTCCCTCCCACCCCGGCAAGCACAAAAAAATAGCCATCCAATAA